One segment of Fibrobacter sp. UBA4297 DNA contains the following:
- a CDS encoding carbohydrate-binding domain-containing protein has product MKLKKLPVIAASAALGFVACGDETSIMDPNAGAFVPAEASSSSETFGVESSSGILDIDVEIWSSGDAAPFVGSSGSGAFPGGTVSSSGVIPGVIPGVGVSSSSAVPPTNGTSSSSNIVPGGLSSSNGANPGGAILGSSESGDNENDNEDAKILDGTQILLKLAGTSATVENNNGCVEIADKSATITCPGAYYVTGESSDFQVVVKTPGAENEGNTGIYLHNATIKSSNAPILVKNADKTVLHLVKGTTNVVEDGNGNHLFVKINGSQDTAKAAIYARDDLNIKGAGSLTVKGKFKNGIQCSNDLKIKNGNITVEAEENAIKGKGSLQISGGTLNLTAKKGDALESDECEEGTDGKCKSFIDGKGIVDIRGGNITIKAGDDGIQAAHYVMLSDSTEPSTVKVTSTGKGLVAEKFIYVNGGNINVTADDDALHTKYKVFMNAGDVTISTKDDGIHADSALHLSGSTINVVTAYEGLEAYKIFAEGGITATFATNDGWNAAGGAKENSGGYSMFSESSGHAVISGGHHYIASKGNMIDVLDANGSAKMTGGVLILEITGQSYENGGMGGGFPGGGGGWGGGFGGFPGMGGQQGGGNGCLSNMAGGLIDTDTGFEITGGVLLAFGDYSTDTPNCASVSFTSDNYYGTENAAFKPEYHGSTIFYGGDVKSVSQVNTAGMKEFKFPNGKSYMYR; this is encoded by the coding sequence ATGAAATTAAAGAAATTGCCTGTGATTGCTGCATCTGCAGCTTTGGGTTTTGTGGCGTGTGGTGATGAAACTTCAATTATGGATCCTAATGCGGGGGCTTTTGTGCCTGCGGAAGCTTCTTCTAGCAGTGAAACTTTTGGCGTTGAATCTAGCTCCGGCATTTTAGACATTGACGTGGAAATCTGGAGTTCGGGCGATGCTGCTCCGTTTGTCGGATCTTCTGGCTCTGGCGCATTCCCGGGCGGTACCGTTTCTAGCTCCGGCGTTATTCCGGGCGTTATTCCGGGTGTTGGCGTTTCAAGCTCAAGTGCTGTGCCGCCTACCAACGGAACTTCTAGCTCCAGCAATATTGTTCCTGGCGGATTGTCAAGTTCGAACGGTGCAAATCCCGGCGGAGCGATATTAGGCAGCTCGGAATCTGGCGATAATGAAAATGACAACGAAGACGCAAAAATTTTGGATGGTACGCAGATTCTCCTGAAACTTGCGGGTACTTCGGCTACTGTCGAAAACAACAATGGTTGCGTTGAAATTGCAGACAAAAGCGCAACGATTACTTGCCCGGGTGCCTATTACGTCACCGGTGAATCGTCCGATTTCCAGGTGGTGGTGAAAACTCCGGGTGCCGAAAACGAAGGCAACACGGGCATCTATCTTCACAATGCGACTATCAAGAGCTCCAATGCTCCGATTCTCGTGAAAAATGCCGACAAGACGGTTCTCCATTTGGTCAAGGGTACGACCAACGTGGTTGAAGACGGTAATGGTAATCACTTGTTCGTGAAAATCAACGGCTCTCAGGATACGGCAAAGGCTGCAATCTACGCCCGTGATGATTTGAATATCAAGGGTGCCGGTTCTTTGACCGTCAAGGGTAAGTTCAAAAACGGCATCCAGTGCAGTAACGATCTTAAAATCAAGAACGGCAACATTACTGTTGAAGCCGAAGAAAACGCCATCAAGGGCAAGGGTAGCCTCCAGATTTCTGGCGGTACGCTGAATCTCACGGCCAAGAAAGGTGACGCCCTTGAAAGTGATGAATGCGAAGAAGGTACTGATGGCAAGTGCAAGTCTTTTATCGATGGCAAAGGCATTGTCGATATCCGTGGCGGTAACATCACCATTAAAGCGGGCGATGATGGCATTCAGGCCGCGCACTATGTGATGCTCAGCGATTCTACGGAGCCGTCAACGGTTAAGGTGACTTCTACAGGCAAGGGCTTGGTGGCTGAAAAATTCATCTATGTGAACGGCGGTAACATCAATGTGACTGCCGATGACGATGCTCTGCATACAAAATACAAAGTTTTCATGAATGCTGGTGATGTGACCATTTCTACGAAGGACGATGGTATCCATGCGGACTCCGCCTTGCATTTGAGCGGTTCTACGATTAATGTGGTCACTGCTTATGAAGGTCTTGAAGCGTATAAGATTTTCGCAGAAGGTGGCATTACGGCTACATTTGCCACAAATGATGGCTGGAACGCTGCCGGTGGCGCTAAGGAAAATTCGGGCGGGTATTCCATGTTCAGCGAATCTAGCGGTCATGCTGTGATTAGCGGCGGTCACCACTATATCGCATCAAAGGGCAACATGATTGATGTGCTTGATGCCAATGGTTCTGCAAAGATGACGGGTGGCGTGTTGATTCTCGAAATCACCGGCCAAAGCTATGAAAATGGCGGCATGGGTGGTGGTTTCCCTGGTGGCGGTGGCGGCTGGGGCGGCGGCTTTGGTGGATTCCCAGGTATGGGCGGCCAACAGGGCGGTGGCAATGGATGCCTCTCCAATATGGCCGGTGGCCTCATCGATACGGATACAGGCTTTGAAATTACGGGCGGCGTGCTCCTTGCATTCGGTGACTACTCGACCGACACCCCGAATTGTGCGTCTGTCAGCTTCACAAGCGATAACTACTACGGTACAGAAAATGCAGCTTTCAAGCCGGAATACCATGGTAGCACGATTTTCTACGGTGGCGATGTGAAGTCCGTAAGTCAGGTGAATACCGCTGGAATGAAAGAATTCAAGTTCCCCAATGGCAAAAGTTATATGTACAGGTAA
- a CDS encoding MBL fold metallo-hydrolase, producing the protein MEIKQFVFNPFGVNCYILSNSKGEAILIDPSVSNAREQAALTDYIKSENLKVVRVLNTHLHLDHVLGNAFAERTFGIKAEAHKDDTFLLDAQKEQSQMFGLPCNDLAPALGNYLNDGDIVEIAEIRLQVIHVAGHSPGGLAFFCENPGKVNGQDNVPPLLFPGDIIFAGSRGRSDLYGGDEFALVSGIKSKLLTLPAETVVFPGHGPSTTIGNEKMWY; encoded by the coding sequence ATGGAAATAAAGCAATTTGTATTCAATCCGTTCGGAGTGAACTGCTACATCCTGAGTAACAGCAAGGGCGAAGCCATTTTAATTGACCCAAGCGTGAGCAATGCCCGCGAACAAGCGGCACTCACCGATTACATCAAAAGCGAAAATCTCAAAGTCGTGCGCGTTTTGAACACACATCTACACTTGGATCATGTTCTCGGGAACGCATTTGCGGAACGCACTTTTGGCATCAAGGCCGAAGCACATAAAGACGACACTTTCCTTCTCGACGCGCAAAAAGAACAGAGCCAAATGTTCGGCCTCCCCTGCAACGATTTAGCACCAGCGTTGGGCAATTACCTGAACGATGGCGACATCGTCGAAATTGCAGAAATCCGTCTGCAAGTGATTCACGTTGCAGGGCATTCCCCGGGCGGTCTCGCCTTCTTCTGCGAGAATCCAGGCAAAGTGAACGGACAAGATAACGTCCCACCACTCCTTTTCCCGGGCGATATCATTTTCGCGGGAAGCCGCGGTCGCAGCGACCTCTACGGCGGTGACGAATTCGCCCTCGTGAGCGGCATCAAGTCGAAGCTCCTTACGCTCCCGGCAGAAACCGTTGTATTCCCCGGCCACGGACCAAGCACTACCATTGGCAACGAGAAGATGTGGTATTAA
- the cysS gene encoding cysteine--tRNA ligase gives MALQFYNTASRKKELFTLPEGVPAVRMYCCGPTVYHFAHIGNLRTYIFEDFLVRTLNYYGYKVNHIVNITDVGHLTSDGDTGDDKMEKGAAREGKSVWDIAKFYTDAFMADWHRLNIQEPTRWTRATDHIQEQINLVKTLEEKGFTYRTSDGIYFDSLKFPRYADFARLDVENLRKGSRIDMGEKHNATDFALWKFSPKDKKRAMEWDSPWGVGFPGWHIECSAMAMKYNGPTLDIHCGGTDHIRVHHTNEIAQSECANGVQFSRFWMHGEFLRTASEEKLEDGTTEQKFGKMSKSSGEFLTVTLLMERGFNPLDYRYFALGSHYRNYLNFTWEALTGAKEAFKSLHKKTDPLIGKATAITSEAAKAFQQEFKDAIGDDLNMPRALGIMNTMLKSDIDDGEKAALVADFDKIFGLKLDQPREEYVKKGANDNIDTAKIEALIAARKEARANKNWAESDRIRDELAAMNIVIKDSKEGTTWSVKE, from the coding sequence ATGGCACTTCAATTCTACAACACCGCATCACGCAAGAAAGAACTGTTCACTCTTCCCGAAGGCGTTCCCGCCGTGCGTATGTATTGTTGTGGCCCGACGGTGTACCACTTTGCCCACATCGGCAACCTCCGCACTTACATTTTTGAAGATTTCCTCGTCCGCACGCTCAACTACTACGGCTACAAGGTCAACCACATCGTGAACATCACCGACGTGGGCCATCTCACAAGCGATGGCGACACTGGCGACGACAAAATGGAAAAGGGCGCAGCCCGCGAAGGCAAGTCCGTCTGGGACATTGCAAAGTTCTACACCGACGCATTCATGGCCGACTGGCACCGCCTCAACATCCAGGAACCAACCCGCTGGACTCGCGCCACGGACCACATCCAGGAACAGATTAACTTGGTGAAAACGCTCGAAGAAAAGGGTTTCACCTACCGCACCTCGGACGGCATCTACTTCGATAGCCTCAAGTTCCCGCGCTATGCCGACTTTGCCCGCCTTGACGTAGAAAATCTCCGCAAGGGTAGCCGCATCGACATGGGCGAAAAGCACAACGCCACGGACTTTGCACTTTGGAAGTTCAGCCCGAAGGACAAGAAGCGCGCTATGGAATGGGACAGCCCGTGGGGCGTTGGTTTCCCGGGTTGGCACATCGAATGCTCCGCCATGGCCATGAAGTACAACGGCCCGACGCTCGACATCCACTGCGGTGGCACGGACCACATCCGCGTGCACCACACGAACGAAATCGCCCAGAGCGAATGCGCCAACGGCGTTCAGTTCAGCCGCTTCTGGATGCATGGTGAATTCCTCCGCACCGCAAGCGAAGAAAAGCTTGAAGACGGCACGACCGAACAGAAGTTCGGTAAGATGAGCAAGTCCTCGGGCGAATTCTTGACCGTCACGCTCCTCATGGAACGCGGCTTCAACCCGCTCGACTACCGCTACTTTGCACTCGGCAGCCACTACCGCAACTACCTGAACTTCACTTGGGAAGCCCTCACCGGCGCCAAGGAAGCCTTCAAGAGCTTGCACAAGAAGACGGACCCGCTGATTGGCAAGGCAACCGCTATCACAAGCGAAGCTGCCAAGGCTTTCCAGCAGGAATTCAAGGACGCCATCGGCGACGACCTCAACATGCCTCGTGCACTCGGCATCATGAACACGATGCTCAAGAGCGACATCGATGACGGCGAAAAGGCTGCACTCGTGGCTGATTTCGACAAGATCTTTGGTCTCAAGCTCGACCAGCCGCGCGAAGAATACGTCAAGAAGGGCGCAAACGACAACATCGATACCGCTAAGATCGAAGCTCTCATCGCAGCCCGCAAGGAAGCTCGCGCCAACAAGAACTGGGCCGAAAGCGACCGCATCCGCGATGAACTTGCCGCGATGAACATCGTGATCAAGGACTCTAAGGAAGGCACGACCTGGAGCGTGAAGGAATAA
- the uvrB gene encoding excinuclease ABC subunit UvrB has product MARARKTITPDPYAKPIAKPLPPSKSLPGKLKQFQAPTRADFDLVSPYGAAGDQPKAIEELTEGFKNGEQFQTLLGVTGSGKTFTMANVIKNVGKPTLILTHNKTLAAQLYQEFKSFFPNNAVEYFVSYYDYFQPEAYIPHTDTFIEKDASINDEIDKLRLRATANLLTRRDVIIVASVSCIYGLGSPSEYFDLMVRIKKGDIYDRDKILRDLVHIQYSRNDFSLDRGSFRVRGDVIEVHPSYDEDGLRIELFGDEVDRLYRFNIVTGEVIKEVEELTIAPAKHFVTKEENRAGMLQRIQMELTDRLAELDKEGKVLESARLSSRTRYDMEMLRETGMCNGIENYSRIIEDRAPGTRPFTLIDYFGDDWLLMIDESHVSIPQVGGMAEGDKSRKTTLVQYGFRLPCALDNRPMNFAEFEYMYPKQVLFVSATPGDYELKKTNGVVTEQINRPTGLLDPKIELFPIQGQMDVLLYRIEEVVKNGDRVLVTTLTKKMAQDLTEFFIEAGVRAKYLHSDIKTLERHELIRGLRSGEYDVLVGINLLREGLDLPEVSMVAILDADKEGFLRNYRSLIQTMGRASRNVNGTVLLFADNMTESLQKAIDETNRRRTLQEEFNAKHHITPKSVTRKIEEDLRIVDPLGIDEEVDERHPEQSEESSYDSSEDFTPGIRPMEPLQPSNYRRKTRDERRKNAAAPGAHPDKPSKASESKLADLERQMKEAAARLDFEEAARIRDIIRSLDA; this is encoded by the coding sequence ATGGCTCGCGCACGTAAGACTATTACTCCTGATCCGTATGCAAAACCGATAGCGAAACCGCTACCGCCTTCCAAGAGCTTGCCCGGAAAACTCAAGCAGTTCCAGGCGCCCACTCGTGCGGATTTTGACCTCGTAAGTCCTTACGGCGCCGCAGGCGACCAGCCCAAGGCCATTGAAGAATTGACCGAAGGATTCAAGAACGGCGAACAGTTCCAGACGCTTCTCGGCGTGACCGGTTCCGGCAAGACGTTCACCATGGCAAACGTCATCAAGAATGTCGGAAAGCCGACGCTCATCCTCACGCACAACAAGACGCTCGCCGCCCAGCTTTACCAAGAATTCAAGTCGTTCTTCCCGAACAACGCGGTGGAATACTTCGTCAGCTATTACGACTACTTCCAGCCCGAAGCTTACATCCCGCACACGGACACGTTCATCGAAAAAGACGCGAGCATCAACGACGAAATCGACAAACTCCGTCTGCGCGCAACGGCCAACCTCCTCACCCGCCGCGACGTCATCATCGTTGCTTCCGTGAGCTGCATTTACGGTTTGGGAAGTCCGAGCGAATACTTCGACTTGATGGTCCGCATCAAGAAGGGCGACATCTACGACCGCGACAAGATTCTCCGTGACCTTGTCCACATCCAGTATTCACGCAACGACTTTAGCCTCGATCGAGGCTCATTCCGCGTTCGCGGTGATGTGATTGAAGTCCACCCGAGCTACGACGAAGATGGGCTACGCATTGAACTTTTCGGAGACGAAGTCGATCGCCTTTACCGCTTCAACATCGTCACGGGCGAAGTCATCAAGGAAGTTGAAGAACTCACCATCGCCCCCGCAAAGCACTTTGTCACCAAAGAAGAAAACCGCGCGGGTATGCTGCAGCGCATCCAAATGGAACTTACCGACCGCCTAGCCGAACTCGACAAGGAAGGCAAGGTTCTTGAATCGGCACGCCTTTCGAGCCGCACCCGCTACGACATGGAAATGCTCCGCGAAACCGGCATGTGCAACGGCATCGAAAACTACTCCCGCATCATCGAAGACCGCGCTCCAGGCACACGCCCCTTCACGCTCATCGACTACTTTGGCGATGACTGGCTTTTGATGATTGACGAATCGCACGTAAGCATTCCGCAAGTGGGCGGCATGGCCGAAGGCGACAAGTCCCGCAAAACCACGCTTGTGCAGTACGGGTTCCGCCTCCCCTGCGCTCTCGACAACCGCCCGATGAACTTTGCCGAATTCGAGTACATGTACCCGAAGCAAGTGCTTTTTGTGAGCGCTACCCCCGGCGACTACGAACTCAAAAAGACGAACGGCGTTGTCACAGAACAGATCAACCGTCCGACCGGGCTTTTGGACCCGAAAATCGAGCTGTTCCCGATCCAGGGCCAAATGGACGTGCTCCTGTACCGCATCGAAGAAGTCGTCAAAAACGGCGACCGCGTGCTCGTCACGACGCTTACCAAGAAGATGGCGCAAGACCTCACGGAATTTTTCATCGAAGCAGGCGTCCGTGCCAAGTACCTCCATAGCGACATCAAGACGCTCGAACGCCACGAGCTCATCCGCGGACTGCGTAGCGGCGAATACGACGTGCTCGTGGGCATCAACCTCTTACGCGAAGGCCTCGACCTCCCCGAAGTGAGCATGGTCGCGATTCTCGACGCCGATAAGGAAGGGTTCCTCCGCAACTACAGGAGCCTCATTCAGACGATGGGCCGTGCAAGCCGCAACGTGAACGGCACAGTGCTCCTTTTCGCAGACAACATGACCGAAAGTCTGCAAAAAGCCATTGACGAGACAAACCGCCGCCGCACTTTGCAAGAGGAATTCAACGCCAAGCACCACATCACGCCAAAGTCCGTCACCCGCAAGATTGAAGAAGACCTGCGAATCGTGGACCCGCTCGGAATCGATGAAGAAGTGGACGAACGTCATCCTGAGCAAAGCGAAGAATCCAGTTACGATTCCAGCGAAGACTTTACCCCCGGTATCCGCCCGATGGAACCGTTGCAGCCCTCTAATTATAGACGAAAGACGAGAGACGAGAGACGAAAGAATGCAGCGGCCCCCGGCGCACATCCCGACAAACCATCCAAAGCATCCGAGTCCAAGCTCGCGGACCTGGAACGTCAAATGAAAGAAGCGGCAGCCCGCCTCGACTTCGAAGAAGCCGCCCGAATCCGCGATATCATACGCTCGTTGGACGCATAG
- a CDS encoding MFS transporter, which yields MGLGLPDTILGAAWPLMHLDLKTPISAAGILSIIASLGTIVSSLCTPKVLRVLGTGKLVAYSIALTAIASIGYGFADSFNILCLWAIPMGIGAGAVDVAMNNFAAIYLESKHTNWLHASWGIGATLGPSLLSFSILTGSGWRGSYEYVAITLAAIFVLILISLPLWKKKEARGGLSENVTIPASSISTAPENAQKNAAPSDNNANNAPHISIREALRVPGMKLSFLTFFFYSALEISTSLWCGTYLIACGFKPEIGAFIVSLMFASVMIGRIASGFFAIKFTDHRLIYAGIAIVSVGCLILSIPLPLNLQPACICLLGLGCAPVYPSLIHATPARFGESLSSQAISIQLAGSYVGSILMPPAFGLVAAKFTVHLWPISLSIFVGLLLLCVCLLDYVTHKKLNKSYARERVIDILHTVSMETLKRERRIQRRLRNRQKKR from the coding sequence ATTGGGCTAGGTCTCCCCGACACCATTCTTGGGGCGGCTTGGCCCTTAATGCATTTAGACCTCAAAACGCCAATTTCTGCAGCGGGTATTCTTTCGATTATCGCCTCGCTCGGGACAATCGTTTCTAGTCTCTGCACACCGAAAGTTCTGCGCGTTTTAGGCACAGGAAAACTCGTCGCCTACAGCATTGCGCTTACCGCAATCGCCTCCATCGGTTACGGCTTTGCGGACTCGTTCAACATCCTTTGCCTTTGGGCCATCCCGATGGGCATTGGCGCAGGAGCCGTCGATGTGGCGATGAACAACTTCGCCGCCATTTATCTGGAATCCAAGCACACGAACTGGTTGCATGCCAGCTGGGGCATTGGAGCAACGCTCGGACCATCGCTTCTTTCGTTTTCGATTTTGACCGGCAGCGGTTGGCGTGGATCATACGAATATGTCGCCATAACCCTCGCTGCAATATTCGTTTTGATTCTCATTTCACTCCCGCTGTGGAAAAAAAAGGAAGCGCGTGGAGGGCTCTCGGAAAACGTCACCATCCCGGCGAGTTCTATAAGCACCGCTCCCGAGAATGCGCAAAAAAATGCCGCGCCCTCCGACAACAACGCAAATAATGCGCCGCACATCAGTATCCGCGAAGCGCTCCGCGTCCCGGGAATGAAACTTTCGTTCCTCACGTTCTTCTTTTATTCGGCACTCGAAATTTCGACTAGTCTTTGGTGCGGCACCTACCTCATCGCTTGCGGATTCAAACCCGAAATCGGAGCATTCATCGTTTCGCTCATGTTCGCATCCGTGATGATTGGCCGAATTGCAAGCGGATTTTTTGCAATCAAGTTCACCGACCATCGCCTGATTTACGCAGGCATAGCCATCGTCTCTGTGGGTTGCCTCATCCTTTCAATCCCGCTCCCGCTGAACTTGCAGCCCGCCTGTATTTGCCTGCTCGGACTCGGTTGCGCCCCCGTTTACCCGTCGCTAATCCACGCGACTCCCGCACGTTTTGGAGAATCGCTTTCGAGTCAAGCGATTAGCATCCAGCTCGCCGGTTCCTACGTCGGTTCCATTTTGATGCCGCCCGCATTTGGTCTCGTTGCTGCTAAATTCACAGTCCATCTTTGGCCGATTTCACTCTCGATTTTTGTCGGATTGTTACTTTTATGCGTGTGTTTGCTGGACTACGTAACGCACAAAAAACTGAACAAGTCTTACGCCCGCGAACGCGTCATTGACATTCTCCACACGGTCTCGATGGAAACGCTCAAACGGGAGCGCCGCATACAACGTCGTTTACGTAATCGCCAAAAGAAACGTTAG
- a CDS encoding acyltransferase family protein produces the protein MSNNGQVRIGWIDEFKGFVLLFVCLFHIEQNFPNAHLGMYHLSALRMSAFFFISGFLFSTKRFSNFKSYFTHKTHVLLIPYLYLSFLFFAIDPVVYNFALFPKSPTMMVVNTIPDINNTWQYIYWNIAKIFIAGKSSVGAGPLWFVFTLYSVSLLFYLLHEMSKRQVNPKLFFAVMSIEGLLCGWLLNENHIHLPLGVERDLTILFFFGCGFLCKEPIKKIHNAISASTAHAAKNTIIVAAIGIANYIAYAFLESPSPNFSIMNNDLGKSLPQFVASSITGIIGLIATFLLASKLPDIAPIRITKGILRNISRNALVILAVHWWIVLMLRLFCRPAINQPGIAYIAIPIVALGTIAAIPLFRCKLHRLLGKEKISVKESLCIKE, from the coding sequence ATGAGCAACAACGGGCAGGTAAGAATCGGCTGGATTGACGAGTTCAAGGGATTCGTTCTTTTGTTCGTTTGCCTGTTTCACATTGAGCAGAATTTCCCGAACGCGCACCTGGGAATGTATCACTTGAGCGCACTCCGCATGTCGGCATTTTTCTTTATTTCAGGGTTTCTTTTTAGCACAAAACGGTTCAGCAATTTTAAGAGTTACTTTACCCACAAAACGCACGTCCTGTTAATTCCATACCTCTATCTTTCGTTCCTCTTTTTTGCCATTGACCCGGTCGTTTACAATTTCGCTTTGTTTCCAAAATCGCCCACGATGATGGTCGTGAATACCATTCCCGACATCAACAATACATGGCAATACATCTATTGGAACATCGCTAAAATTTTCATCGCCGGGAAGTCCTCGGTCGGAGCGGGCCCGCTGTGGTTTGTGTTTACACTTTATTCCGTCAGCTTGCTTTTTTACCTGCTTCATGAGATGTCGAAAAGACAAGTTAACCCCAAACTGTTTTTCGCCGTCATGTCCATAGAAGGGCTCCTTTGCGGTTGGCTTTTAAACGAGAACCATATTCACTTGCCGCTTGGTGTTGAACGCGACCTTACTATCCTATTCTTCTTCGGATGCGGTTTTCTCTGCAAGGAACCCATCAAAAAAATCCACAACGCCATTTCTGCGAGTACAGCTCACGCCGCAAAAAACACAATCATCGTTGCCGCCATCGGAATAGCAAACTATATCGCCTACGCATTTTTGGAATCGCCAAGTCCGAATTTTAGCATCATGAACAACGACTTGGGCAAGAGCCTCCCCCAATTTGTCGCAAGTTCCATCACAGGCATTATCGGCCTTATCGCCACGTTTCTGCTCGCAAGCAAGCTTCCCGACATCGCCCCCATCCGCATTACCAAAGGCATTTTGCGCAACATATCCCGCAACGCACTCGTGATTCTCGCCGTTCACTGGTGGATTGTCCTGATGCTGCGACTTTTCTGCCGTCCCGCAATCAACCAGCCCGGAATCGCTTACATCGCCATCCCGATTGTAGCCCTCGGCACCATCGCCGCCATTCCGCTTTTCCGATGCAAACTCCACCGCCTACTCGGCAAAGAAAAAATCAGCGTAAAAGAAAGCCTCTGCATTAAAGAGTAA